Genomic DNA from Geovibrio ferrireducens:
AGGTTAATGAGATGCCTGTTTTCCAGATGGCATATTGAGCCCTTCTTAAGCACCAGCTCCATAGCGTTTCCCGCCATGTAAAACGAGAGGAACTCAGTCATATCCGGCTCATGCCCCACAAAAGCGGTCGTGGAATAACCGGGATACTTCTTCACAGCCTCAAGCCAGCCCGCTATATCCGCTCCCGGATTCAGAAGAGGCTCAGTAACAAGCCCGCCCTTGGTCACTGCGCACACTATCTCCGCAGTCTGCACCGCCCGGACGGCCTCCGAGGTAATAACATGGTAAGGCGCAGGATAAACTGAGAAGAATCTCCGCACCGCCCTCTCCATCCGCCGTTTTCCCTCACCTGTGAGGGGGCGCAGCATATCGTCCCCCGTCCATTCATGCCTTTCTTCCGCGTGGGCATGGCGGATAAAATACTGCCTCATCACATTCACCTGATTAATTCTAACATTAAACAATGATTTTTCGCCCGTTTTTTCCATAATTAAAAGGATTTCCCCTCATTTTGCCGTTTCGCTGCGCATTTTCAGGCATTCATTTTTATAACTTTTTGCCGTACTATCGATTATACATCTTAAAATAATTATGGGTTTAATACTCTTGTGGCAGAAATGTCAGAAATTTGTCAGGCAAAGGGTGATGTTTTGAAACTTCATACACTTATACGTAAACAGACGCTCACTGTTGGCATAAACAGGGCATGGGAGTTTTTCGGTGATCCGGCAAAGCTTGCGGAGATTACGCCGCCGTGGCTGGGCTTTAAGGTCAGAACAGAGCTCCCGCCGGAAACATACGCCGGAATGGTTGTCCGCTACACAATTACCCCCTTCGGCGGGATTCCCGTTCAGTGGATTACCGAAATAACCCACGCGGAAAAACCGTTCTTCTTTGTGGACGAGCAAAGATTCGGGCCATATAAATTCTGGCATCACCAGCACATTTTCCGTGAAACAGATAGCGGAACAGAAATGACCGACATGGTGGACTACATCCTCCCCTTCGGTTTTCTGGGTGAGCTGGCGCACATGCTTTATGTGAAGCGGAAACTGGATGAAATCTTTACATACAGGAAAGAAACACTGGATAAAATTTTTTCCTGATGTCTGCTTGCATTAACAGGTATTCCCTGTTATCGTTCAGATTATTTTACAGAGGTAGCACGAATGCCCGAAATATACGTTGTGGGACACAAAAACCCTGATACTGATTCCATAGCCTCCGCATACGGATATGCAAAGCTCAAAAATAAGCTGGATAAAGAAAATATCTACACCGCCGCCCGATGCGGAAACCTTAACAAACAGACAAGATTCATTTTTGATAAATTCGGAATAACACCCCCTGTCTTCATAAAAGATGTTTACCCTAAGGTCAGTGACGTAATGACCAGGCAGGTAATAGCCCTCAATGAAAATGAACCGCTTTTCGGCGTAATCAGAAACATAGACGAGCTTAAAATACGCATCACTCCCGTTGTTGAAGGCGGGAATATATTTAAAGGGATAGTAAGCATATTCGAGCTTTCGGACTTCCTCGCCACTAAAGACGTAACTGCAAAGCCTGTTTTCCATTTCAGGGCGGAAAACTTTGAAAAGGTCATAGGCGGCTATAACTTTATAAGAGGCAGGAACGAGGAGTTCAAGGCCTCGGTCATCATCGGCGCCATGCCCTATGAGCGCTTTAAGGAGCGCATGGAGAAGAAGGAATCCAGCGACATGGTGCTCATCGTCGGCAAAAGACGCGACATCATAGAATATGCCGTCAAAAAACAGCTTCCCGCCATAATCCTCACAGGAATAAGGGACGAGAGCGATGTGGATCTTGATTTTTCAAACTACGAAGGCTGGGTTTTTATCTCCGAACTGGACACAGCCGAGACTGTGCGCCGCCTCCAGCTGAGCATACCCACCAAGGCAGTAATGAAGACCGACATACCTTCCGTGGACGAAGGGGACTACCTTGAGGAAGTGAAGGACAAGCTCCTCCAGATTGACCATAAAGGGCTTCCTGTGCTCAGGGACAACAGGCTCATAGGCATTATCACCCGCTCCGATCTTATCAAAAAAACCCAGAAGGGGCTTATACTCATGGATCACAATGAGCTTTCCCAAGCTGTGGACGGTGCGGAAACAGCTCAGATTCACGAGATTGTCGATCACCACAGGCTGGGAACCATCAAAACGAAAACACCCATACACTTCTTCGCAAAACCTGTGGGCAGCACATGCACCCTTGTTTATCAGCAGTATATCATCAACGGAGTTGAAATAGACAGGGAGACAGCCTCCATCCTGCTTTCCGGCATACTGTCCGATACCGTCATCCTTAAATCCCCCACAACCACCGAGGAGGACAAAAGAGCGGTGAATGCGCTGGCCGAACTCGCCGGAATAAATTACGAGGAATACGGAGTGGAGATATTCTCCGCCACGGACAGCCTTAAAACCAGAGACCCGCAAAGCATCATCAACACGGATTTCAAAATATACGAGGAATACGGCATCAAAGTGGGCATAAGCCAGGTCGAGGTGGTTACCCTTCAGGAGATGGATGAAGTCAAGAATAATCTGATTCAGGCAATAAGCAGAAATACAAATGAAAAAGGGCTGGACTGGGGCATGCTCCTTGTCACAGACATTATTATGGAAAGAAGCATACTCCTCACCACCGGATTTGAGGCGGCGGAGAAAATACTCGCCTACAACAAGACGGAGGACTGCTGCTTTGACCTGCCGGGTGTGCTTTCCAGAAAAAAACAGCTTCTGCCTGAGATACTGCGCGTACTCGAAGAACTCAACGGATAAATATAAGCTTTCGGGGGAGCCGACAGATGAACTACATTCTTGCATTAACCGGATTTTCTCAATCTGTTTCCATAAGCGCCACTCAGATTCTCCTTGGGATCATGATTATATGGACAACATGGATAATTTACAAAGAAGGTGATTTTTCCCTCTTCAAATCAAGGATGTTTATTTTCTTCTGCATACTCTACGGAAGCATACTGCTGACATTTTTATTCACGGAAAACCAGTTTGAGCACACAAAATCCCTGAGAAACTTCTGGGGCATGGCATTTCTTTTTACCGCAATGTTCCTTGTTACCGATACTGAGAAACTGAGAACAGTTATACTCTCTGTAATCGCCGGCGGGTGCTTCGCAGGCGTTTATGCCATTTACGAGTATTTTTTCATGGACGCTGGCAGGGTAAACGGCTTTATGACACATGCTCTTACTTTCGGGAACAGTATTGTAATCATCCTCATTCTCTGTCTGTTCACGGTTATTGATAATAAATTCAAATCACGCTACGACAGGCTGCTCTGCTGCACTGCACTTCCTGTCATGTTTTCTGCGCTGCTTTTGTCCGGTTCAAGAGGCCCCCTGCTCTCTCTTCCTTTAGCCGTAGCGGTTATGCTTGTCGCCAGATACAAAGCCAAAGGACTGGTATACAGCCTCATTCTCTGTACCCTGTTCACAGCGGCAGCCTTTACTGTCCCTTCGCTGTCTGAACGCTTCGGAAAAATATTTTCAGCGGAGTACAGAGTTTCAAACAGTTCAATAGGCACACGGGTAGTTTTATGGGAAACATCTGTTAAAATCATCAGAGATAACCCTGTATTCGGAGTAGGTTATAACAACTTCCAGAAAAATGTCCGCAAATATACAGATAAGCCTCTGGCATCAATGGCCCATGCGCATAACTCATACCTGCATCATGCGGCAATATACGGACTGACAGGACTTACGGCTCTTCTGCTGTTTCTCGGCGCAATAGGGCAGGAACTGGCCAAAGCGGTTAAACGGAAAATACCTTTTTCATTCGGAGTTCTGGCTGCTTTTCTCGTATTTCTTCTCTGCGGGCTGACTGAGAACAATCTGGGCGATTCCGAGGTGGCGATGCTCATGTGGCTTCTGGCAGGAAGCGTTATGGGGATAACTTTTAACGGAGATTCTGCTTAAGCTTCATAATCCTTACGTATGAGCGCTCAATCATTTCCATGCTGATCTGCCCCGTTTCAACAGCATTTTTTATGATCTCTGCTGCTTTTTCGGGAAACTCAGGATCATTGAAAAAGAAATTGGAATAAACAAGCACATCCGCCCCCGCCTGCACAGCCCGGACAACAGCCTCCTCCAAAGAAAAGTTATCCCTCACCGCACCCATCTGGAGGTCGTCCGTGAATATCACACCGTCATAGCCCATATCCCTGCGGAGAATATCAAGGTGCTTCTTTGACATTGTAGCGGGGTAAACAGGGTCTATTCCGGAGTTAAAAACATGGGCTGTCATAACAGATACGGCAAGCCCCTTCTCTATGAGAAGCCGGAAGGGCTCAAGCTCTTTTTCTGTCCATGTTCCGGTAACATCAGTAAACCCCAGATGAGAATCGTTCAGTGCGCTGCCGTGACCGGGAAAATGTTTCAGAGAAGTCACAATACCCGCCCTGCTGTGCGCCTTCACAAACTCTCCGGCGTATGCCGCCACAGTTTCAGCATCAGCGGAGAAGCTTCTGCCCAGCCTGCCTATAACCGGTGAGTCCTGATTTACATTGAGATCTGCTGACGGAGCGAAATTCACATTAAAGCCAGCCGCACTCAAATCGGCAGCCATTTCGGAGTACTGCCTGAAAGCCTGCTCAGGAGTGAGTTTCCCCGCTGTGTCCCGGTGGGATTTATAGCTTCTGAACCCTTTTTCCGCCACCAGACGCTGGACTTTTCCCCCTTCCTGATCCACTGCTGTGAAGAGGACAGGAGAGCCCTTTCCGGCGGCAGCTTTTAAATTGTTGTTAAATTCTCTTATCTGACGAGGGTTTTCAATATTGTATTTATAAAGCACTACGCCGCCGACTTTCCCCTTAGCTATCTGGTCTTTAACAAGAGCTATCCCTTCTTCGGATGTATCTTTGACACCTACCATGATCATCTGTCCCGTCATCACGGAAAGATCCGCGGCAAGGCAAAAACCGGAAAGAAAAAAAACTGACACGCATACAAAAAAAGCCTTAATCATCATAGCCCGAATAATACTACCGACAGATAAAAACAGCAACAGAACTGTTTTACGCGTTGGTAAAATGACCTTTTATTTTAAGCTGTCTTTAAATATTATCATGCTTATGGTAATATAATTTAATTCAACCAACAAAGGGGTTTAACATGAAAAAACTGGCAGTACTTCTCAGTATCCTGCTGCTCACGCTCGTCTTTGCGGGGTGCGGCGGAACAAACCTTTTCGAAGGCGCAGCGGACGACAGCAGCAGCGCGGCAAAAGAGTTTGACGCTATACGCGCTCTGGACAAAGGAGATTATGACAGCGTAATCAGCTACTACGCCTCCAAATCAAATCTCAACCCGAAACAGCAGGTCTATCTGGCTTCGGCTTATCTCGGCAAGGTCAATGTGGACTTCATCAACCTGATCGAAGTGGCAGATTCCGATCTTGACACCTTCGACATCATCGCATCTATCTTCGGCGGCGGTGAAATTGCGGCAGATCCGTCCTCTTCCTCATCGGTCAGAGCAAAAGCGGCGCTCACAATCTCAGACTACCTTAACGCAATTGAGCTCGCTCTCGGTGTGCTTGATGAAAATTCAACTGACAAAAACGTCAGAACTCTCAAAGGTGTCCTGGGCGCACTGGACACAGTACTGATTATCGCCAAAACCGTAATGGATGTAAGCGGTGTTGATTACCTTGTTCTCTCTCAGGAAGGGATAAGGGATGCTCTCAACGGCGTTATGGTTGATGAAAACGATGTCGTAAACAACGCCAGCGATGCAAATGACCTTGATGAAGCCAACGCGCGCATCAACAGAAACCTCACTGCGATAGCAGGCGCTATTGATGTTTTCAGCAGCATCAAAGGCGGCGACTCCAGCGACATCAAGGAAGATTTTCAGGATTTCCTCGATGATCTGGACTATGACAGCAACGATATTTACGATGCGGGTGATATTGCAGATTACATCAACCACGTGATAGTAGGGGGGCATGTAGGATGAAAAAATTAATAATTCTTATAACGATACTTATACTCCCCTCGGTGCTGTTCGCGGCCTCACTGGAGTATCCGTCCATAGTGCGCTCCACAAAAGCGCTCGGAATGGGTGATGCATACTACGCAATGGGTGAGGATCAGTACGCTCTTTTCTACAACCCCGCAGGACTGGCGAGGATTGACAAATCCAGATGGAGCATACTGAACCTTCAGATAGGCGCCAATGACAACCTCATGGACAATAAAAACGCCTACAGCGATACAGACTGGGACGATGAGTCCGAAGTCGCAGACTTTCTCCGTGACATAATCGGAAAACATCAGAACTTCAACGGTACTTTTTTCCCCGCCTATTACAAAAAGAACTTTTCTTTGGGCGTATTCGCCAGTGCGCAGGTGACAGGCATAGCCAGAAACAAAGTGTTCCCTGAACTGGATGCGGACGCTGTTATTGACTACGGAATTATAGGCGGTATATCCCGCTCATTCATGAGCGACAAGCTCGATGTTGGCGTTAGTGTGATCCTCATGAACAGACGCAGCCTCAGCGAAACCTATTCTGTAGCAGATATAGCAAGCGATGAGTTTGACGAAATAATTGAAGACGACCTCGAAGAAGGGACAGGGCTCCTTGCAAATGTGGGCGTTATTTACAACATTACTCCCAAAAACACCTCAAACCTCAGAGTGGGCGCCGCTGTCAACAACATAGGAACCACCAGCATGGGCGATGCGAAAGACCTTGAGACAACTTTTAACCTCTCAGTGGCTTACTCTCCCAAGTTCGGCCCCTTCTCAACAGACTTTGTTGCGGATTTCAGGGATGTGTTCCAGGCAAATGATCAGGACAGCGATATAGCCAAAAGAGTGAACCTCGGCGCACAGGCAAAATGGAAAGCTCTCGCACTGAGAACAGGTCTGCATCAGGGTTATTTCACAGCAGGCTTCGGTGTGGATCTGCGTTATGTAACGCTTGATTACGCTTACTATCAGGAAGAACTCGGCGCATACGCCGGACAGCTTGAGGACGAAAGACACGTTCTTACTCTCAGCTTAGGTTTCTGAGAATATAAGCATGATTTAAACACATAATGGGGGCGGAAATTATTCCGCCCCTTCTTTATTCAAGTCCGTACAGTTTGAGCTTTCTGTAAAGGGTTGCCACGCCTATACCCAGTCTGTCAGCAGCCAGCTTTCTGTTGCCTTTCACATAAGCCAATGCCCGTTCAATGGCGCTTCGCTCCATATCTTCCAAGGTAAGGAAACTTGTATTCTCATCATTTTCATTATCCGAAGAGATAATCTCAGGCGGAAGATCAGAAACGCTCACAAGCCTCGATTCGCACAAAGCAGCAGCCCGCTGTACAGCGTTTTGCAGTTCCCTTACATTCCCCGGCCACTCATATTTCAGCATCACTTCCGCCGCAGCGGGAGAAAATCCGGTGACATCTGTTTTCATTTCTGCGGATGCCTGTTTCAGAAAAAAATGTGCAAGAGGGAGTATATCCTCCGTTCTGGTTTTCAGAGAGGGTATCCTCAGCTCTATGACCCTGAGCCTGTAATACAGATCTTTCCTGAAACGGCCGCTTTTTATCTCAGCTTCCAGACACCTGTTGGTTGCAGAAATTATTCTTACATTTATCTTTCTTGCTTTGTTTTCCCCAAGTCTGCGGATCTCCTTTTCCTGAAGAACACGCAGCAGCTTAACCTGCATACCGGGAGAGGTTTCCCCTATTTCATCCAGAAAAAGTGTTCCTCCCTCCGCTTCTTCAAACAATCCCTTGTGGTCTCTGTCTGCTCCGGTAAAAGCACCTTTCACATGGCCGAAAAGTTCACTTTCCAGAAGAGAGTCGGTAAATGCACCGCAGTTCACCGCTATAAACGGGCAGGAGGAACATGAAGAATTATTGTGAATATACCGGGCAAGAACCTCTTTACCTGCGCCGCTGTCCCCTGCGATAAGCACCGGGCTGCACACTTTGGCTGTCCGCTCAGCGAGGTTCACAATATCCTGCATCATTTTGCTGCGGATAACCATCCCCTCCACAGCATGCTTTTTCATCTCAAGACTGTGAAGATGCATTTGGGTTTTTTTAAGTTTTTTTTCGGTGCTGCATATTCTGTCGGTAAGCTCTTTCATTATGTCATTTATTGAATCCATCCCATAGAACGGAAGCTGCTCATGAATTGCATCACCCCACTGATCGGCAAAGCGGCCTTCTATCTCGCAGTAATCATCCCCTTTGCCGACGCACTTGGTCTCTATGAAATAGACATCCCTGCCATGCTTGAACGATTCATAGCCGCTGGCAAATCCTGTCAGGGTCCAGCACACGGGTTCGTCAGACCTGCCGAAATGCATAAGGTGCTGTTCTGCCTCGTATGAGTTTTTAATTATGGAGTGAATAAGAGGCCTGCCTGCCGTTCCGTCTGTCTGCTCAAGCATTGTGGTGATAAAAAGACCAAACAGAATGTGCAGATGCGCCCCGCCGGTAGAACTTCCGAGCAGCTTCGGAAATTTATTTTTCAGCATCTCAGCAGTACGCCACCCGTGGGCGTACCCGTAACGGGTGAGAACATTCTTTGCGCCGTATTTACCGAAAATCTGTATGAGCTCCTTACGCAGCAGCCCCTTGGAAATACTGTCATCAATCAGCACACGCTGATTCATGAAATAAATTACTTTGCTCTCCGGATCAACCTTCAAAAGGTCATTGATTCTCATATTAAGAATATCCATAAAGTTTACCCTGAATAAAATAATAAAACTTAAACACTGTATCATCTTTTCTCCAGTCACCGCAACAGAAACTTATCATCATGATAGTCATGGCTATCATAATGATAGTTCTTCAAACATGCTTAAAAAATAAATATGTTTATTATAAATATATTAACCAACAAGACAAAAGTGGCATATCACATGCTTTATAGAATACACATTAATAAGCACACTAAACGCCTTTACTGCTGCGGCAAATATCCCTACGGAGAAATTTAACTTTTATTAAACACCGGAAAAAGAAGCTCTTTTTCCTGAACCACATAATAAGGAGAGTCAAATGGACGAAAAAACAAAATTATCCAGACGCAGTTTCCTCAAAACAGGTCTCGCCGGAGCGGCAGCGGCCGCAACCGCAGTCAGCTTCCCTGCCATAGCTGCGGAAACCAAGGAAGGGCATCCGCTGCCTAATGAATGCACTCAATGGAGCTGGGAAAAGCCGGTAAAACCCATCCCTGATAAGCAGATCAAAAACACAGTTACATCTGATGTTGTGGTAATCGGTGCGGGACTTTCTGGGATAGCCGCCGCTCTTTCCGCTGCGGAGTTCGGCGCCAAGGTTCAGCTTGTGGAAAAAAACAGTACATGGGCAGCCAGGGGCGGCCATATCACCGCTTTTGACAGCACAGTTCAGAAACGTATGGGAATAAAAAACGATTACAGACAGATTATCCGTGACTGGATCGCATGGGCGCAGGGCAGGGTTGACGAAAGGCTCCTCTGGAACTTCGCTGAAAAAAGCGGAGCTTGCATGGACTGGGCTGTGGGCATAGGCGAAAAATACGGACTGAAAGTCACCATGTGGGAAGGCTATTACAAAGGGCCGGACTATACAGAATATCCCGTCACTCATTTTTTCCACGAAGAAAATGCCGATCTTTCATATGTTTATGGTAACTCTACAGGCATAGGCAACGTTACTCTTGTTCCCGCTCTTGAGAAAGAAGCAAAATCAAAAGGGGTTGTTTTCAACTACGGAACCCCCGCAGTACAGATACTGAAAGACTCAAGCGGAAAAGTAACCGGACTTATAGCAGGCAAACAGGGGAAATATACTAAGTTTCTCGCCCCCAGCGTTATTATCGCCACAGGCGACTATGCTTCAAACAATGAAATGAAGAAATGCTTCTCCCCTTTCTCGCTCAAGGCAGATGCCCAGATATACTTCCCAAACAAATGCAACACAGGTGATGGTCTTATCATGGCTATGCAGGCAGGCGGATCAATGCAGAGGCATGAGCCCCATGCAGCAGTTATTCACCTTGAAGCAGGCGCAGCCAGCTACGGTTTTCTCCATGTAAACGCCGAAGGCAGACGCTTTAAAAATGAAGATGTAAACACTCAGTCCAAAAGCTGCACCAAAGAGCTTGAACCCGAAGGCATAGCATGGACAATATATGACCGTGACGGGCTTACCGAAGTCAAAAAGCAGGTGGATGCGAACCTCGGCGGCGGCCTTTTCTACGGACAGATGTGGCAGCCGTGGGGAAAAGGCTTCAACCTTGAAGTCGAGAAAATGACTCAGGAAGCGCACATAAAAGACGGAAAAGTTCTTGTGGCAAACACCATAGAGGAACTGGCGCGTAAAATGAATGTGCCGGTTGCCAACTTTACGCAGACAGTAAAAAGGTATAACGAGCTATACGCAATGCAGGACGACCCTGACTACGGCAAAAGAAAAGAACTGCTCACCCCGATCATCAATGCTCCGTTCTATGCGGGCAAACTCGCCAGCACTCTCCTTACGATGTGCGGAGGCCTCAGAACAGACAGCAGGCTTCTTGTACTTGACGGCAAAGGTGAGCCTATACCCGGACTTTACGTTGTAGGCGCTGCTCAGGGTGAGTTTTTCGCTAACGACTACCCGACAATATGCCCCGGAATAGGCCACGGAAGATGCCTCACTTT
This window encodes:
- a CDS encoding SixA phosphatase family protein — translated: MRQYFIRHAHAEERHEWTGDDMLRPLTGEGKRRMERAVRRFFSVYPAPYHVITSEAVRAVQTAEIVCAVTKGGLVTEPLLNPGADIAGWLEAVKKYPGYSTTAFVGHEPDMTEFLSFYMAGNAMELVLKKGSICHLENRHLINLIQQKLLTD
- a CDS encoding SRPBCC family protein, encoding MKLHTLIRKQTLTVGINRAWEFFGDPAKLAEITPPWLGFKVRTELPPETYAGMVVRYTITPFGGIPVQWITEITHAEKPFFFVDEQRFGPYKFWHHQHIFRETDSGTEMTDMVDYILPFGFLGELAHMLYVKRKLDEIFTYRKETLDKIFS
- a CDS encoding putative manganese-dependent inorganic diphosphatase, which gives rise to MPEIYVVGHKNPDTDSIASAYGYAKLKNKLDKENIYTAARCGNLNKQTRFIFDKFGITPPVFIKDVYPKVSDVMTRQVIALNENEPLFGVIRNIDELKIRITPVVEGGNIFKGIVSIFELSDFLATKDVTAKPVFHFRAENFEKVIGGYNFIRGRNEEFKASVIIGAMPYERFKERMEKKESSDMVLIVGKRRDIIEYAVKKQLPAIILTGIRDESDVDLDFSNYEGWVFISELDTAETVRRLQLSIPTKAVMKTDIPSVDEGDYLEEVKDKLLQIDHKGLPVLRDNRLIGIITRSDLIKKTQKGLILMDHNELSQAVDGAETAQIHEIVDHHRLGTIKTKTPIHFFAKPVGSTCTLVYQQYIINGVEIDRETASILLSGILSDTVILKSPTTTEEDKRAVNALAELAGINYEEYGVEIFSATDSLKTRDPQSIINTDFKIYEEYGIKVGISQVEVVTLQEMDEVKNNLIQAISRNTNEKGLDWGMLLVTDIIMERSILLTTGFEAAEKILAYNKTEDCCFDLPGVLSRKKQLLPEILRVLEELNG
- a CDS encoding O-antigen ligase family protein gives rise to the protein MNYILALTGFSQSVSISATQILLGIMIIWTTWIIYKEGDFSLFKSRMFIFFCILYGSILLTFLFTENQFEHTKSLRNFWGMAFLFTAMFLVTDTEKLRTVILSVIAGGCFAGVYAIYEYFFMDAGRVNGFMTHALTFGNSIVIILILCLFTVIDNKFKSRYDRLLCCTALPVMFSALLLSGSRGPLLSLPLAVAVMLVARYKAKGLVYSLILCTLFTAAAFTVPSLSERFGKIFSAEYRVSNSSIGTRVVLWETSVKIIRDNPVFGVGYNNFQKNVRKYTDKPLASMAHAHNSYLHHAAIYGLTGLTALLLFLGAIGQELAKAVKRKIPFSFGVLAAFLVFLLCGLTENNLGDSEVAMLMWLLAGSVMGITFNGDSA
- a CDS encoding glycoside hydrolase family 3 protein, coding for MMIKAFFVCVSVFFLSGFCLAADLSVMTGQMIMVGVKDTSEEGIALVKDQIAKGKVGGVVLYKYNIENPRQIREFNNNLKAAAGKGSPVLFTAVDQEGGKVQRLVAEKGFRSYKSHRDTAGKLTPEQAFRQYSEMAADLSAAGFNVNFAPSADLNVNQDSPVIGRLGRSFSADAETVAAYAGEFVKAHSRAGIVTSLKHFPGHGSALNDSHLGFTDVTGTWTEKELEPFRLLIEKGLAVSVMTAHVFNSGIDPVYPATMSKKHLDILRRDMGYDGVIFTDDLQMGAVRDNFSLEEAVVRAVQAGADVLVYSNFFFNDPEFPEKAAEIIKNAVETGQISMEMIERSYVRIMKLKQNLR
- a CDS encoding PorV/PorQ family protein — encoded protein: MKKLIILITILILPSVLFAASLEYPSIVRSTKALGMGDAYYAMGEDQYALFYNPAGLARIDKSRWSILNLQIGANDNLMDNKNAYSDTDWDDESEVADFLRDIIGKHQNFNGTFFPAYYKKNFSLGVFASAQVTGIARNKVFPELDADAVIDYGIIGGISRSFMSDKLDVGVSVILMNRRSLSETYSVADIASDEFDEIIEDDLEEGTGLLANVGVIYNITPKNTSNLRVGAAVNNIGTTSMGDAKDLETTFNLSVAYSPKFGPFSTDFVADFRDVFQANDQDSDIAKRVNLGAQAKWKALALRTGLHQGYFTAGFGVDLRYVTLDYAYYQEELGAYAGQLEDERHVLTLSLGF
- a CDS encoding sigma 54-interacting transcriptional regulator, with the translated sequence MDILNMRINDLLKVDPESKVIYFMNQRVLIDDSISKGLLRKELIQIFGKYGAKNVLTRYGYAHGWRTAEMLKNKFPKLLGSSTGGAHLHILFGLFITTMLEQTDGTAGRPLIHSIIKNSYEAEQHLMHFGRSDEPVCWTLTGFASGYESFKHGRDVYFIETKCVGKGDDYCEIEGRFADQWGDAIHEQLPFYGMDSINDIMKELTDRICSTEKKLKKTQMHLHSLEMKKHAVEGMVIRSKMMQDIVNLAERTAKVCSPVLIAGDSGAGKEVLARYIHNNSSCSSCPFIAVNCGAFTDSLLESELFGHVKGAFTGADRDHKGLFEEAEGGTLFLDEIGETSPGMQVKLLRVLQEKEIRRLGENKARKINVRIISATNRCLEAEIKSGRFRKDLYYRLRVIELRIPSLKTRTEDILPLAHFFLKQASAEMKTDVTGFSPAAAEVMLKYEWPGNVRELQNAVQRAAALCESRLVSVSDLPPEIISSDNENDENTSFLTLEDMERSAIERALAYVKGNRKLAADRLGIGVATLYRKLKLYGLE
- a CDS encoding FAD-dependent oxidoreductase, whose translation is MDEKTKLSRRSFLKTGLAGAAAAATAVSFPAIAAETKEGHPLPNECTQWSWEKPVKPIPDKQIKNTVTSDVVVIGAGLSGIAAALSAAEFGAKVQLVEKNSTWAARGGHITAFDSTVQKRMGIKNDYRQIIRDWIAWAQGRVDERLLWNFAEKSGACMDWAVGIGEKYGLKVTMWEGYYKGPDYTEYPVTHFFHEENADLSYVYGNSTGIGNVTLVPALEKEAKSKGVVFNYGTPAVQILKDSSGKVTGLIAGKQGKYTKFLAPSVIIATGDYASNNEMKKCFSPFSLKADAQIYFPNKCNTGDGLIMAMQAGGSMQRHEPHAAVIHLEAGAASYGFLHVNAEGRRFKNEDVNTQSKSCTKELEPEGIAWTIYDRDGLTEVKKQVDANLGGGLFYGQMWQPWGKGFNLEVEKMTQEAHIKDGKVLVANTIEELARKMNVPVANFTQTVKRYNELYAMQDDPDYGKRKELLTPIINAPFYAGKLASTLLTMCGGLRTDSRLLVLDGKGEPIPGLYVVGAAQGEFFANDYPTICPGIGHGRCLTFGRMAGIKAAGKDPYKVIPSIKI